The following proteins are co-located in the Candidatus Accumulibacter cognatus genome:
- a CDS encoding LysM domain-containing protein translates to MFLKNSRYHGLPTVTAKDRAGTEVAAVKLRLLPIPAGDPVTVRTHDQLDTLSEQRYADATHYWHIADANSELEAASLLQPTGRPITIPRS, encoded by the coding sequence ATGTTCCTCAAGAACTCGCGCTACCATGGTCTGCCGACGGTGACGGCAAAAGACCGCGCCGGTACCGAGGTCGCGGCCGTCAAGCTGCGGCTCCTGCCGATTCCTGCCGGCGACCCGGTAACGGTGCGCACGCACGACCAGCTCGACACCCTCAGCGAACAGCGCTACGCCGACGCGACGCACTACTGGCACATCGCCGACGCCAACAGCGAACTCGAAGCGGCGTCGCTGCTGCAGCCGACTGGCCGGCCGATCACGATTCCCCGGAGCTGA
- a CDS encoding GPW/gp25 family protein, with the protein MNGRHLAFPFHVGADGRTATPSGLAEHIRGEIMQLLLTAQGERPFLPGFGAGLRRLVFQQNDDATAAISKALVSQNLSRWLGHRVTVEALDVSADDATLNVDLRYRVLASGEVRSVRFQRQGAK; encoded by the coding sequence ATGAACGGTCGTCATCTGGCTTTCCCCTTTCATGTCGGCGCCGACGGGCGTACCGCGACGCCCTCCGGTCTGGCCGAGCATATTCGCGGCGAGATCATGCAGTTGCTGCTTACCGCACAGGGCGAGCGACCGTTCCTGCCGGGTTTCGGCGCCGGGTTGCGGCGGCTGGTGTTTCAGCAGAACGACGATGCGACGGCGGCGATCAGCAAGGCGCTGGTGAGCCAGAACCTTTCGCGCTGGCTCGGGCACCGCGTCACCGTCGAGGCGCTCGATGTCAGCGCCGACGACGCCACACTCAACGTGGACCTGCGCTACCGCGTGCTCGCCAGCGGCGAGGTTCGCAGCGTGCGCTTTCAGCGGCAGGGGGCGAAATGA
- a CDS encoding phage tail sheath subtilisin-like domain-containing protein codes for MVQVTYPGVYIQEVSSGVHTITSVGTSITAFIDFFREGPTDEAVEIFGTADFQRIYGGLDDRSEAGYAIAQYFLNGGSSALVVRVANGEAVASAALHMLPAPDEVLLAEAANAGRWGNHVRIDVDYATVDPEHTFNLAITRYDSNAANAKPLASERYLNLTMDTAQPRYAVKVVNDSSKLIKLRAGSAATSSKRPAASGTLGAAITPATLAALNALSGKQFKLTLGALPTRDATLVDWSVGGKTVSTLAQLRGYIEQAIRTSVSGTTSVPAPLAGATVEVVGTNRLRVLTSKTATGYSPTDQLTITDFSGADTTAADLGFDAAAVVNVQQYPLGSGAAGGPATVIAALVVGTTGSDGTAPGATDLIGNPALNTGIYALDRVDLFNILCIPRAVADGVPETDTLAIYSAALAFCELKRAFLLIDVPTGIDETQEVKDWLDRFAGLRHRNSAVYFPRTQVPDPVNDFRLRSIAASGTMAGIYARTDSQRGVWKAPAGIEAVLNGVAQLDAKLTDAENGVLNPLAINCLRTFPVYGGVAWGARTLVGADQMASEWKYVPIRRLALMLEESLFRGTKWVVFEPNDEPLWAKIRLNVGAYMNSLFRQGAFQGATPKEAYFVKCDGETTNQDDRNKGIVNIQVGFAPLKPAEFVVISIQQIAGDL; via the coding sequence ATGGTGCAAGTGACTTATCCAGGCGTCTACATCCAGGAAGTGTCGAGCGGGGTGCACACGATCACCAGCGTGGGCACCTCGATTACCGCGTTCATCGATTTCTTCCGCGAAGGGCCGACGGACGAGGCAGTCGAGATCTTCGGGACGGCCGATTTTCAACGCATCTACGGTGGCCTGGACGATCGCAGCGAGGCCGGCTACGCGATCGCACAGTACTTCCTGAACGGCGGTAGCTCGGCCTTGGTGGTGCGGGTCGCCAACGGCGAAGCGGTGGCCAGTGCGGCGCTGCACATGCTGCCTGCGCCCGACGAGGTGCTGCTGGCCGAGGCCGCGAATGCGGGGCGGTGGGGCAACCATGTGCGCATCGATGTCGATTACGCCACCGTTGACCCGGAACACACCTTCAACCTCGCGATTACCCGCTATGACAGCAATGCGGCCAACGCCAAGCCACTGGCGAGCGAACGTTACCTGAACCTGACCATGGACACGGCGCAGCCGCGGTATGCGGTCAAGGTGGTCAATGACAGTTCGAAACTGATCAAGTTGCGCGCCGGCAGCGCCGCGACTTCAAGCAAGCGGCCTGCCGCTAGCGGCACCCTTGGAGCGGCCATCACCCCGGCGACGCTGGCCGCTCTGAATGCTCTCTCCGGCAAGCAGTTCAAGCTGACCCTGGGCGCACTGCCGACGCGCGATGCGACGCTCGTGGACTGGTCGGTAGGCGGGAAGACGGTGAGTACTCTCGCGCAATTGCGGGGCTACATCGAGCAGGCCATTCGCACATCGGTTTCCGGCACGACGAGCGTACCCGCGCCACTGGCCGGGGCAACCGTCGAGGTGGTGGGGACTAATCGTCTGCGCGTGCTGACGAGCAAGACTGCGACGGGTTATTCGCCGACCGACCAGTTGACCATTACCGACTTCAGCGGCGCCGACACGACCGCCGCCGATCTCGGCTTCGACGCCGCAGCCGTGGTCAATGTACAACAATACCCGCTGGGTTCGGGTGCTGCGGGCGGTCCGGCGACGGTGATCGCCGCCTTGGTCGTCGGCACGACCGGCAGCGATGGCACGGCGCCCGGTGCGACCGACCTGATCGGCAACCCGGCGCTCAACACCGGCATTTACGCGCTCGACCGTGTCGACCTGTTCAACATCCTGTGCATCCCGCGTGCGGTGGCCGACGGCGTCCCCGAGACGGATACCCTCGCGATCTACAGCGCAGCGCTCGCTTTCTGCGAACTCAAGCGCGCCTTCCTGCTGATCGACGTGCCCACGGGCATCGACGAGACGCAGGAGGTCAAGGACTGGCTGGATAGATTTGCCGGGCTACGCCACCGCAACTCGGCAGTGTATTTCCCACGCACGCAGGTTCCCGATCCGGTCAACGATTTTCGTCTGCGCTCGATCGCCGCCAGCGGCACGATGGCCGGCATCTACGCCCGAACCGACAGCCAGCGCGGTGTCTGGAAGGCACCGGCCGGCATCGAGGCGGTGCTCAACGGTGTGGCGCAGCTCGATGCCAAGCTCACCGACGCCGAGAATGGTGTGCTCAACCCGCTGGCCATCAACTGCCTGCGCACCTTCCCGGTATATGGTGGCGTAGCCTGGGGCGCACGAACGCTGGTCGGTGCCGACCAGATGGCCTCGGAATGGAAGTATGTGCCGATCCGCCGCCTGGCGCTGATGCTCGAAGAATCCCTGTTCCGTGGCACCAAATGGGTGGTGTTCGAGCCCAATGACGAACCGCTGTGGGCCAAGATCAGGCTCAACGTCGGTGCCTACATGAATTCGCTTTTCCGTCAAGGCGCCTTCCAGGGCGCGACCCCGAAGGAAGCCTACTTCGTCAAGTGCGACGGCGAAACCACCAACCAGGACGATCGCAACAAGGGCATCGTCAACATCCAGGTCGGCTTTGCACCGCTGAAGCCAGCCGAGTTCGTCGTCATCAGTATCCAGCAGATCGCCGGCGATCTGTAA
- a CDS encoding sigma-54-dependent Fis family transcriptional regulator, translating into MFEDRYAAPIFVGESPAFRQVLAFIAKLARCDAPVLIEGETGTGKELAARAIHYSGVRGSAPFVPINCGAIPDNLVESELFGHVRGAFTDAREARSGVVAQAEGGTLFLDEIEALGAHAQVALLRFLQDLEYRPVGGSASRRANVRVLAASNTDLAALTRQGGYRQDLLFRLKVLILDMPPLRARGDDASLLAEVFVARYCSRYGLPAISIDPQSLAHLRGYDWPGNVRELENMVHRELLLNEGKTLYLNVPSAPLCGTDTASAAEPGQVTDFRQAKAEAIARFERSYLSHLLASTAGNISLAARLCGQDRSRLNKLVRKYGLARSSFTEDATAPWVKGALESTSVLSVQPAGENQLRS; encoded by the coding sequence ATGTTTGAGGATCGCTATGCTGCCCCGATCTTTGTCGGAGAATCCCCTGCCTTCCGCCAGGTATTGGCATTCATCGCCAAACTTGCCCGTTGTGATGCTCCGGTGCTCATCGAGGGTGAAACCGGGACTGGCAAGGAACTGGCGGCGCGTGCCATCCACTATTCCGGGGTGCGCGGCAGCGCCCCTTTCGTTCCGATCAATTGCGGTGCCATCCCCGACAATCTGGTCGAAAGCGAGTTGTTCGGACATGTCCGGGGCGCTTTCACCGATGCTCGAGAGGCACGTAGCGGGGTGGTAGCGCAGGCGGAAGGCGGGACGCTGTTCCTCGACGAGATCGAAGCCCTCGGAGCACATGCCCAGGTCGCGCTGCTGCGTTTTCTGCAGGACCTCGAATATCGGCCGGTGGGCGGCTCGGCATCCCGACGTGCCAATGTCCGTGTGCTTGCTGCCAGCAATACAGACCTGGCCGCACTCACTCGTCAGGGAGGCTACCGGCAGGACCTGCTATTTCGTCTCAAGGTGTTGATCCTTGACATGCCGCCGCTGCGCGCGCGCGGGGATGATGCCTCGCTGCTTGCCGAAGTTTTTGTCGCGCGCTATTGCAGCCGCTATGGCCTGCCCGCGATTTCCATCGATCCCCAGAGTCTGGCGCACTTGCGCGGGTATGACTGGCCGGGCAATGTGCGTGAACTGGAAAACATGGTGCATCGGGAACTGTTGCTCAACGAGGGAAAAACCCTGTATCTGAATGTGCCGTCAGCACCGTTGTGCGGGACGGACACAGCATCGGCGGCCGAACCCGGTCAGGTCACGGATTTCCGGCAGGCCAAAGCCGAAGCCATTGCTCGATTCGAAAGGTCGTACCTTAGCCACCTGCTCGCTAGCACAGCCGGCAACATCAGTCTGGCCGCGCGTCTTTGCGGACAGGACCGCAGCCGGCTCAACAAGCTGGTTCGAAAATACGGACTCGCACGCTCCAGCTTTACAGAGGACGCGACGGCCCCGTGGGTCAAGGGTGCCCTCGAAAGCACTTCAGTTCTCAGCGTCCAACCCGCAGGCGAAAACCAGCTTCGTTCCTGA
- a CDS encoding ATP-binding protein yields the protein MNAPLASAPVLMNPDLAVADPACALWLAQVTLRLRREVAWCWHQRGTDAEALPGALPPAGDAVQDSLDLTRFRDEKRAFFDRDIAARYLGERLAALERPHLSPVRRGDWTWLASECPLTPAAQFVLACALAGRADASIGAVCAACQNDLSRPWPTLALAQRLWDEPLAIAACADAGHALFRHGLVQLPVGRDSLDWQQPLEMPALVAQALLDGQCLPSGMLRQSDMAPAELPQELLPLLARLRSDTPTAMQLLPLQAPRGTDFAAWAQALAQASGRALMILADDVTPDRPGLGALATVCWMRGADLLLPEHWQACCGAGVAEHWFAPLAALPLRWYLPVVDGGMAVRGVPASLLLPTCLLPPLDTSARAQRLARMLVDAPAAIRAALPEAARRFRLAERPLERAAAAASALGAAAGVHELFAVCRAEARLELDGLANLVNPRFALGELVLPPAQTQQLCEIVSAMAVLGRVHDEWGTARVWNDAGLSVLFSGPPGTGKTMAAEALANALALPMYRIDLSQVVNKYIGETEKNLRRIFDAAETSDFLMFFDEADALFGKRTEVRDAHDRFANIEISYLLERMERFKGLAVLASNRRKDLDEAFTRRLRYIVEFPVPGVVERERLWRQAFPARVDIVEIDCRWLAQQFELAGGHIRSAAFNACLLAASQRAEGAAQVGMLEVLTAVKRELEKMNRVAGREQFGRHAALIGSLA from the coding sequence ATGAACGCGCCGCTCGCCTCTGCACCGGTGTTGATGAACCCCGACCTTGCCGTTGCCGACCCGGCCTGTGCGCTGTGGCTGGCACAAGTGACGCTGCGGCTGCGGCGCGAAGTGGCATGGTGCTGGCATCAGCGTGGCACAGACGCAGAAGCCCTGCCGGGTGCGCTGCCGCCAGCCGGCGATGCAGTACAGGACAGTCTCGACCTCACGCGCTTCCGCGACGAGAAGCGCGCATTTTTCGACCGCGACATCGCCGCCCGTTATCTGGGCGAACGCCTCGCCGCGCTCGAACGACCGCACTTGTCCCCGGTCCGCCGTGGTGATTGGACCTGGCTGGCCAGCGAATGTCCGCTGACCCCTGCCGCACAATTCGTGTTGGCCTGCGCGCTGGCCGGGCGTGCCGATGCCTCGATCGGTGCCGTCTGCGCGGCGTGTCAGAACGATCTGTCGCGTCCCTGGCCGACGCTGGCGCTCGCGCAGCGGCTCTGGGACGAACCTCTGGCGATTGCCGCCTGTGCCGACGCGGGCCACGCCCTGTTTCGCCACGGCCTCGTGCAGTTGCCGGTCGGGCGAGATTCGCTCGACTGGCAGCAGCCGCTGGAGATGCCGGCGCTGGTCGCGCAAGCCTTGCTCGATGGCCAGTGCCTGCCGTCGGGAATGCTGCGCCAAAGCGACATGGCGCCCGCCGAGTTGCCGCAGGAACTACTGCCGTTGCTGGCGCGTCTGCGCTCCGATACCCCGACGGCAATGCAGCTCCTGCCCCTGCAGGCACCGCGTGGCACCGACTTTGCTGCCTGGGCGCAGGCGCTCGCGCAGGCGAGTGGGCGCGCTCTGATGATTCTTGCCGACGACGTGACGCCGGATCGGCCCGGCCTTGGCGCACTCGCCACTGTCTGCTGGATGCGGGGTGCCGACCTGTTGCTGCCCGAGCATTGGCAGGCGTGTTGCGGCGCCGGTGTTGCCGAGCACTGGTTCGCGCCGCTGGCAGCTTTGCCGCTGCGCTGGTATTTGCCAGTGGTCGACGGCGGCATGGCGGTGCGTGGCGTGCCGGCTTCGCTGCTGCTGCCAACCTGCCTGCTGCCACCGCTCGACACCTCGGCGCGCGCGCAACGGCTGGCGCGGATGTTGGTCGACGCGCCAGCGGCAATCCGCGCTGCGCTCCCGGAAGCGGCACGGCGCTTCCGTCTCGCCGAGCGGCCACTGGAGCGGGCCGCCGCGGCGGCGTCGGCATTGGGCGCTGCGGCCGGCGTGCATGAATTGTTCGCCGTCTGCCGGGCCGAGGCACGGCTCGAACTCGACGGGCTCGCCAATCTGGTCAACCCGCGCTTCGCCCTCGGCGAACTGGTGTTGCCGCCGGCGCAGACCCAACAACTGTGCGAAATCGTTTCGGCGATGGCCGTGCTCGGTCGCGTACATGACGAGTGGGGCACGGCGCGCGTCTGGAACGATGCTGGCCTGTCGGTGCTCTTCTCCGGACCGCCGGGAACGGGCAAGACGATGGCTGCCGAGGCGCTGGCCAACGCACTTGCGCTGCCGATGTACCGGATCGACCTCTCGCAGGTGGTCAACAAGTACATCGGCGAGACCGAGAAAAACCTGCGGCGCATCTTCGACGCCGCCGAGACCAGCGATTTCCTGATGTTCTTCGACGAGGCCGATGCGCTGTTTGGCAAGCGCACCGAGGTGCGTGATGCGCACGACCGGTTCGCCAACATCGAGATCAGCTATCTGCTCGAACGCATGGAGCGCTTCAAGGGCCTGGCGGTGCTCGCCAGCAATCGACGCAAGGACCTCGACGAAGCATTCACGCGCCGGCTGCGCTACATCGTCGAATTCCCGGTGCCCGGCGTTGTCGAGCGCGAGCGCTTGTGGCGGCAGGCTTTCCCGGCGCGCGTGGACATCGTCGAGATCGATTGCCGCTGGCTTGCGCAGCAGTTCGAACTCGCCGGCGGCCACATCCGTTCCGCCGCCTTCAACGCCTGCCTGCTGGCCGCCAGCCAGCGCGCCGAAGGGGCTGCGCAGGTGGGCATGCTGGAGGTGTTGACCGCCGTCAAGCGCGAACTCGAAAAGATGAATCGCGTCGCCGGTCGCGAACAGTTCGGTCGCCATGCGGCCTTGATCGGGAGTCTCGCATGA
- a CDS encoding DUF4255 domain-containing protein, producing the protein MSLAASSEAIGAVSELLKVQLAARTGINAVAVGRPEDASKAAVVGGGGSFNLFLYRISIDANLRNRPLDAGQAPPVWLVLHYLLTAFDGPESDSIVAHRLLGRGLLALNALSIVRPDASNSALASNPDPLRLTFDEADVELLSRIMQGSDEKFRVAAAFQVRPVMLASTAQPPDYALPVKSIGKPLPPPQPYEGASVLPSLGARVNAIEPERFSAGQPIVLRGSEFAGYDQILVGASTYPATSTLDGALTMTIPLADTISAGSYPVCVARTLPDGHQLSSNAVAGHLLPRVTSVNLAGPLTPVLGRLSGTFLVHGSQLGGATAATYAALYLQGKAQLLLEPQPGGTATTLTFTVTDTQALAPDPNYRVILRVNGEQALDSPLLSWT; encoded by the coding sequence GTGTCGCTCGCCGCCAGCAGCGAGGCAATCGGCGCCGTCAGCGAACTGCTGAAAGTGCAGCTCGCGGCCAGGACCGGCATCAATGCGGTGGCCGTGGGCCGCCCCGAGGATGCCAGCAAGGCGGCAGTGGTCGGCGGCGGTGGCAGCTTCAACCTCTTCCTTTACCGCATCAGCATCGATGCCAACCTGCGCAACCGCCCGCTTGACGCCGGACAGGCACCACCGGTGTGGTTGGTGTTGCATTACCTGCTGACCGCTTTCGACGGTCCCGAGAGCGACTCGATCGTCGCACATCGGCTACTTGGGCGTGGCCTGCTCGCCCTCAATGCGCTGAGCATCGTGCGGCCCGACGCGAGCAACAGCGCACTGGCCAGCAACCCCGATCCGTTGCGCCTGACCTTCGATGAGGCCGATGTGGAACTGCTCTCGCGGATCATGCAAGGCAGTGACGAGAAATTCCGCGTCGCAGCGGCATTCCAGGTGCGCCCGGTGATGCTTGCGTCCACTGCACAGCCACCGGACTATGCGTTGCCGGTCAAAAGCATCGGCAAGCCGCTGCCACCGCCGCAACCGTACGAAGGCGCGAGCGTGCTGCCGAGTCTGGGCGCGCGCGTCAACGCGATCGAACCCGAGCGCTTCAGCGCCGGCCAGCCGATCGTGTTGCGCGGCAGCGAGTTCGCAGGCTACGACCAGATCCTGGTCGGCGCCTCGACTTATCCGGCGACGAGCACGCTCGATGGGGCGCTCACGATGACCATTCCGCTTGCCGACACGATCAGCGCCGGCAGCTACCCGGTCTGCGTCGCACGCACCCTGCCCGACGGTCACCAGTTGAGCAGCAACGCGGTGGCCGGCCACCTGCTGCCGCGCGTCACCTCGGTCAACCTTGCCGGGCCGCTGACGCCGGTTCTCGGCAGGCTTTCCGGCACCTTCCTGGTGCACGGCAGCCAGCTCGGTGGCGCCACCGCCGCGACCTACGCGGCACTCTATCTGCAGGGCAAGGCGCAGTTGCTGCTCGAGCCGCAACCCGGTGGCACGGCGACGACGCTCACGTTCACGGTGACCGACACGCAGGCGCTGGCTCCCGATCCGAACTACCGTGTCATCCTGCGCGTCAATGGCGAGCAGGCGCTCGACTCACCACTGCTGAGCTGGACATGA
- a CDS encoding putative baseplate assembly protein, translated as MTRLGNEERLEDRARDLDGKGLNAFRLAYVTLDAAPKPAFAWLDVEFWNANALAPLPPREAFKIQGATRQRSGNPARAVAVLQVLPGAGNTLRLQIAPVGDYSTYLLSTTSVGLGAPDNALPLAMDPLLNALPFKFRPGCFNLNCTPMEKGRPAPTEPEIDYLARDYDSFRHVLIAAMMRRVPGWSPSSEADFDQVLIDLVAADADEQADYHDRVMNERALATARKRVSLARHARLLDYHIHQGNQASTWLALEVAGMVDLPATGQDEFGVWSGRAWQDDDAVIFAMARDGGSWRQRCFAQLNRLRLYTWGKTVTALAAGSTEADLTAATPLTQTEAEALRDFFLGTHASQVPGPGAADVNTAVDQLLIQEALNPETGTANGRRIAQRQLLQLLPLHGPIARAEALQDPFTGEWLVRVRWRAEDALRQNFCFVCDCAGQPVEDVSLFHANLLRVTQGRPRITTFRAPGQPLGGADERSFVASDSVSYEIVLRQAGSASPPRGVLCPLPASPLAYRASAPGGETPTRTTAQVMVQGFAEPWQEQSDLIESQRDDQHFIVETDELGGSSLRFGDGSNGAALPMGAFVQCRYRVGQGSQGNVGADSLVGFVDASGAVQRVWNPFDVTNGRDPEPAAEIVRRVPEAYRQHQLRAVTLDDYARRAEELPGVAHARARYAWTGSWRCVQVAIDPAGGIVLAEPLRRALADHLDAVRLIGEDLEVGAARYVPLDIKLSLCAQPAYWPEDLRAALEEEFSDGWTRDGRHGFFHPDRWTFGQPLYASQLIGRALSVTGVGRVLRASMRRWNPGSGGGLTEIDIDPLALPESRLEKIPVGPFEIIVVANDPDHLETGRIRFEITGGRR; from the coding sequence ATGACCCGGCTAGGCAACGAGGAGCGGCTCGAGGACCGCGCGCGCGACCTCGACGGCAAGGGGCTGAATGCCTTCAGGCTCGCCTACGTCACCCTCGACGCTGCGCCAAAGCCGGCTTTCGCCTGGCTCGACGTCGAGTTCTGGAATGCCAATGCGCTTGCGCCATTGCCGCCCAGGGAGGCTTTCAAGATTCAGGGGGCGACTCGGCAGCGCTCCGGCAACCCGGCACGAGCAGTCGCAGTGTTGCAGGTACTGCCGGGCGCCGGCAACACGCTGCGCTTGCAGATCGCCCCGGTCGGCGATTACTCGACCTACCTGTTGTCGACCACCAGCGTTGGCCTGGGCGCCCCGGACAATGCCCTGCCGCTGGCGATGGACCCCTTGCTCAACGCCTTGCCGTTCAAGTTCCGCCCCGGCTGCTTCAATCTCAATTGCACGCCGATGGAGAAGGGCAGGCCAGCGCCGACAGAGCCTGAAATCGACTACCTTGCGCGCGACTACGACTCCTTCCGGCATGTGCTGATCGCCGCGATGATGCGCCGCGTTCCCGGCTGGTCACCGAGCAGCGAAGCCGACTTCGACCAGGTGCTGATCGACCTGGTCGCCGCCGATGCCGACGAGCAGGCCGACTACCACGACCGCGTCATGAACGAGCGCGCGCTGGCGACGGCGCGCAAGCGTGTGTCGCTGGCGCGGCATGCGCGGCTGCTGGACTACCACATCCACCAGGGCAATCAGGCCAGCACCTGGCTGGCTCTCGAAGTGGCCGGCATGGTCGACCTGCCGGCGACGGGCCAGGATGAGTTCGGCGTCTGGAGCGGCCGTGCCTGGCAGGACGACGACGCGGTGATTTTCGCGATGGCGCGCGACGGCGGGTCATGGCGCCAGCGTTGCTTCGCGCAGCTGAACCGCTTGCGGCTGTATACCTGGGGCAAGACGGTGACGGCGCTCGCCGCCGGCAGCACCGAAGCCGATCTGACGGCGGCGACGCCGCTCACGCAGACCGAGGCCGAAGCGCTGCGCGACTTCTTCCTCGGCACGCATGCGAGCCAGGTGCCGGGTCCCGGCGCCGCAGACGTGAACACTGCCGTCGACCAGTTGCTGATCCAGGAGGCGCTGAACCCCGAGACTGGCACCGCCAACGGCAGGCGCATCGCGCAGCGGCAGTTGCTGCAACTGTTGCCCTTGCATGGCCCGATCGCGCGCGCCGAGGCCCTGCAGGACCCGTTCACCGGCGAATGGCTGGTACGCGTTCGCTGGCGTGCCGAAGACGCGCTGCGGCAGAACTTCTGCTTCGTTTGCGACTGCGCCGGCCAGCCGGTCGAAGACGTGAGTCTGTTCCACGCCAACCTGCTGCGCGTGACGCAAGGACGGCCGCGCATTACCACCTTCCGCGCGCCGGGACAGCCGCTTGGTGGGGCCGACGAGCGAAGTTTCGTTGCCAGCGATTCGGTCAGTTACGAGATCGTGCTGCGCCAGGCCGGCAGTGCTTCGCCGCCGCGCGGCGTGCTCTGCCCGCTGCCTGCCTCGCCGCTAGCCTACCGCGCCAGCGCGCCCGGCGGCGAGACGCCGACGCGAACAACCGCGCAGGTCATGGTGCAGGGTTTTGCCGAGCCGTGGCAGGAACAATCGGACCTGATCGAAAGCCAGCGGGACGACCAGCACTTCATCGTCGAGACCGACGAGCTCGGCGGCAGCTCGCTGCGTTTTGGCGACGGCAGCAACGGCGCAGCTTTGCCCATGGGCGCCTTTGTGCAGTGCCGTTATCGCGTCGGGCAGGGCAGTCAGGGCAATGTCGGCGCCGACAGCCTCGTCGGCTTCGTGGACGCCAGCGGCGCCGTGCAGCGCGTCTGGAATCCGTTCGACGTGACCAACGGTCGCGATCCCGAACCCGCCGCCGAGATCGTTCGCCGCGTGCCCGAGGCCTACCGCCAGCACCAGTTGCGTGCCGTCACCCTCGATGACTACGCCAGGCGTGCCGAGGAGCTGCCAGGAGTTGCGCACGCCCGCGCCCGCTATGCCTGGACCGGCAGCTGGCGCTGCGTGCAGGTGGCCATCGACCCGGCAGGCGGTATCGTGCTGGCCGAACCACTGCGGCGCGCGCTCGCCGATCACCTCGATGCGGTTCGCCTGATCGGCGAGGATCTGGAGGTGGGCGCGGCGCGCTACGTGCCCCTGGACATCAAGCTGAGCCTGTGTGCGCAGCCGGCCTACTGGCCCGAGGATCTGCGAGCGGCACTCGAAGAGGAGTTTTCCGACGGCTGGACGCGTGACGGTCGCCACGGCTTTTTTCACCCGGATCGGTGGACCTTCGGGCAGCCGCTGTACGCGAGCCAGTTGATCGGCCGTGCGCTTTCCGTCACCGGCGTCGGCCGCGTCCTGCGCGCCAGCATGCGGCGCTGGAACCCGGGCAGCGGTGGCGGCCTGACCGAGATCGACATCGATCCCCTGGCACTGCCCGAATCGCGCCTGGAGAAGATCCCCGTCGGGCCGTTCGAGATCATCGTCGTCGCCAACGACCCTGATCACCTGGAAACCGGTCGCATCCGCTTCGAAATCACCGGAGGTCGCCGATGA
- a CDS encoding phage tail protein, whose product MANTGFVVNATRVDPYKNFKFRVLWDGKTVLGVSKVGSLKRTTEVVKHRSGGQNSYDHKSPGRSSYEGVTLERGITHDIEFEKWANAVQSYAGDAAMDLAGYKKDLTLEVLNEKSQVALRYFLYRCWVSEFVTLPDLDANANAIAIEHIKIELEGWVRDVDTPEPNEAG is encoded by the coding sequence ATGGCCAATACCGGATTCGTTGTCAACGCCACCCGCGTCGACCCTTACAAGAACTTCAAATTCCGCGTGCTGTGGGATGGCAAGACGGTCCTTGGCGTCTCCAAGGTCGGCTCGCTCAAGCGCACTACCGAAGTCGTCAAGCACCGCAGTGGCGGGCAGAACAGCTACGACCACAAGTCGCCCGGCCGCTCCAGCTACGAAGGCGTCACGCTGGAGCGCGGCATCACTCACGACATCGAATTCGAGAAGTGGGCGAACGCGGTGCAGAGTTATGCCGGCGATGCGGCGATGGATCTGGCCGGCTACAAGAAGGACCTGACGCTCGAGGTGCTCAACGAGAAGAGTCAGGTGGCGCTGCGCTACTTCCTGTATCGCTGCTGGGTCAGCGAGTTCGTCACCTTGCCCGACCTCGATGCAAACGCCAACGCGATCGCCATCGAGCACATCAAAATTGAACTCGAAGGCTGGGTGCGCGACGTCGACACGCCCGAGCCGAACGAGGCGGGTTGA